The sequence below is a genomic window from Desulfatiglans sp..
ATGTTGCGGAAATCACAGTATGTTTTGTGAGTAAACTTGTGCATAGGGTTAAACAAGATGAATGCACTGGACAAAGATATAGTCGAGTTCCCGGACAAAGTTGATAGAATATAAACTATGAGTAACTTCACAGAAAAAGAAGTACATGAAGCACTAAAACAGATAGCTTCGCTCATCAGTAAATCTGAAAAATCACAGCAGAAACTGACGCATGGGACATGGCAGCATAAAATGCTGGCAGACAATATCAGGGCATTACGTTATGCGTCTAGTTTACTTAGCGGGAAAACAGACAATAAGAAAAAATTTACACGGGATGATTTACTTGAAGCCCTTCGATCAATTGCTTCGATGATGGTAAAGGCAGAGAAATATCAGGAAAAGTTTTTACCGGGAACTTCCCAGTATACATTGCAGAGAAACAGGCTCAATGCATTACATATTGCGGAAAAGCTTATAAAGAAGCGTATTGAGCAGGCATAGGATGGATTAATATCCTATCCTGCAAGGAGGCTTTGTAAATTAATGAGGTGGTTCAACAATCCCGATATAGACTGGGAGCCACAATTAAATAGTGCTGAATTCACCTTCTCATGAAAGCCGGAGAATGGCCACCCTTTGATGTATTTATCCCTTTGCCTGTGACAGATACTTAATGATGTGCGCGGTATGCCTGATGCAATGGGTATTGTTGACGGGTATGAGTTTGCATATACTGATACAAAGGCCCTCAGTCCACCCGGTGATATCCGTGCTGCTATTTTAACTGCCCCGGGTGATAAGCATCATTCTTTTCAGGAGACAGTTGCCCTTAATGCCGGATACCTGGTAAAGGTGTTTGATAAAATAGAACTGGTAGTGGCCTGGCTTTTGAAAGATTTACGAGAATAGCATCAGGAGCAAAGAGAACATTCGTGTGCACCGAAGCTGCTGTGAGACATGCAGGGGACGCTATTGTTTCTTCTGCATTGCGCGGGCCTCTGTCAGCAGCTCTACAAGAAGGGTTTTGAGGCTCCATGACTCATTTGCCGGTGTAAGGGTCGCCCATATCTGACTCACAAACCCTGCACCCCTGTATGCATCCATGAGGCCATGCAGTTCATCCTGGCTTAGTCCTGACATTATGATCGATCTTGGCAGGTCAGAAGGGCTGGTTATGCCCTCTTTATGTTTCAGGGTCAGGAGTTCTCCAACTCCCCTTTCAAGATCACTGTTTACTGTAAATATGACAGGCACATCTTCCATGTTCAGCTTGGATATGAAATCCAGAAAGGTATTCCTCTCCTCTTCAGGGTATCCGCACACAAGAAGCCCCCTCACGCCGTACATCTTCTTGTCTGACCTCTCAATCCTGTTAAATCCGCTCGCCTTCTCCATAAATTAGCGCTCCATGTTTTTAAGTGAAAAAACTATATCTGAAATCGCCCTTTTAGAAAAGAAGTTTAATCATTGAAATTATTGTCACATATCGCTATAAAGTAATAACTGGCCGGACGAGCTATCATGAAAAGGTGTAAGATTGACACAGGTAAATGACATTATTGATTCAGCAGATCTTTCAGGCGACCCCTTCGGCATAATAAAACCCGAGGAGTATGGACAACTGGGCATTGACCCATCGGATATTCCCCCGGGCACAGTGGCTGCCAGAAGACACCCCCCGCTATTATCGAGTCGTTATGGCGGAAACGCATATGGTTTTGGTTTTTTTGAGATATGCGGCAG
It includes:
- a CDS encoding DUF3783 domain-containing protein, coding for MEKASGFNRIERSDKKMYGVRGLLVCGYPEEERNTFLDFISKLNMEDVPVIFTVNSDLERGVGELLTLKHKEGITSPSDLPRSIIMSGLSQDELHGLMDAYRGAGFVSQIWATLTPANESWSLKTLLVELLTEARAMQKKQ